In Scyliorhinus canicula chromosome 3, sScyCan1.1, whole genome shotgun sequence, the DNA window cggaggaggagatccccggccgctgcgcggcacagcagcgaccgatttggcctggcagaccgtcgaaaaatggcccttcttcccgcagctcttacaaagggcggagcgggccgggcagcgcgggcgggggtgtttggcaagcccacagaaatagcagtggggccccgcggacttgtcggggcgtcccgcggtgcaggcctgaggggggtcgggagcggcggatggcggtggggaagcgtgccaggaggcccagggcactgcagcgcggctggggacataggcgcgggcgtttaagtcggcgacctccagggaggtggagagagtccgtgcctcagttaggcgaggtcgtctttttccagcatccgctggcggatagcggcagacgacatcccagccacgtaagcatctctgatcaaaagttccatgtactcagtggctgaaacttggaggcaggcgcaattcctctccaggacagcgagggcccggtaaaaatcatctaaggactcaccagggaactgttgtctggtagccagcagatgtcgggcgtacactcggtttaccggcttaagaaattgtccttttagtgtatccatggccacgtcacgttccttttcttcctctatcattGCGTAGGCCGCGATGTCCattctggaatggagaatatgaagtttctgtgccatggtgggggggctgcttgcggtcgccagatagctatcgaaacacgccagccaatgcttgaagattgccgatgcgttcggagtttgcgggctgatgcggaggcagtcgggcttgatccggagctccatcttcaaatttctagtatattaaattgatgtaccatcaattgaacgcgagacgagttgctgaacaaaagtatggctttaatatactagatgttaagccctgcagtcgattacagtagaaggacgaccgccgggagtactgggtatttataccccgccctctaggcggggttaactcagccgctcgaccaatcggggagccgtcacatgactggtctcaaccaaccggtcgagaagcacatgaccgaccagggccaatggtaagccggtgttctgcaccaatggcaggcagctatgctaatcataccaccacagtgtggATTAATtttctcactgtctgtgtgaggataaactctctcactgtgcgtgtggataaactctctcactgtgtgtgtggataaactcacccactgtgtgtctgtggatAAACTTTctcactgtgtgtctgtggataaattctctcactgtgtgtggataaactctctcactgtgtgtgagtggatgtatttcctcagtgtgtgtgtgtggataaactctcccactaagtgtgtgtggataaattctcttactgtgtgtgtggataaactcttattgttcgtgtgtgtgtggataaactctctgactgtgtgtgtggataaactctcgcattgtgtgtgtgtgtggataaactctctcactgtgtgtgtgtggataaactctctgactgtgtgtgtgtggataaactttctcactgtgtgtgtgtggataaactctctcactgtgtgtgtggataaactctctcactgtgtgtgtggataaactctctcactgtgtgtgagtggataaactctctcactaaGTGTGTGTGGATGAAttttctcactgtgtgtgtggataaattctctcactgtgtgtgagtggatgtattttctcactgtgtgtgcgtggatatactctctcactgtgtgtgtgtgtggatacattttctcactgtgtgtgtgtgtggataaactctctcgctgtgtgtgtgtgtggataaactctctcactgtgtgtgtggataaactctctcgctgtgtgtgtgtgtggataaactctctcactgtgtgtgtgtgtggataaactctctcactgtgtgtgtggataaactctctcactgtgtgtgtggataaactctctcactgtgtgtgagtggatgtattttctcactgtgtgtgtgtggataaactctctcactaaGTTTGTGTGGATTAAttttctcactgtgtgtgtggataaattctctcactgtgtgtgtgtggataaactctctcactgggtGTGTGGATaacctctctcactgtgtgtgtgtgtggataaaccctctcactgtgtgtgtggataaactctctcattgggtgtgtggataaactctctcactgtgtgtgtgtgtggataagccctctcactgtgtgtgtgtgtgtgtgtgtgtgtgtggataatctctctcactgtgtgtgtgtggataaactctctcactgtgtgtgtgtggataaactctctcactgtgtgtgtgtgcggataaactctctcactgtgtgtgtggataaactctctcactgtgtgtgtggataaactctctcactgtgtgtgtgtggataaactctctcactgtgtgtgtgtgtggataaactcttttactgtgtgtgtggataaactctctcactgtgtgtgtggataaactctctcactgtgtgtgtggataaactctctcactgtgtgtgtggataaactctctcactgtgtgtgtggataaactctctcactgtctgtgtgtgcggataaactctctcactgtgtgtgtgtgtgtgtggataaactctctcactgtgtgtgtgtggataaactctctcactgtgtgtgtgtgtggataaactcttttactgtgtgtgtggataaactctctcactgtgtgtgtggataaactctctcactgtgtgtgtggataaactctctcactgtgtgtgtggataaactctctcactgtgtgtgtggataaactctctcactgtgtgtgtgtggataaactctctcactgtgtgtgtgtgtggataaactcttttactgtgtgtgtggataaactctctcactgtgtgtgtggataaagtctctcactgtctgtgtgtgcggataaactctctcactctgtgtgtggataaactctctcactgtctgtgtatGCGGGTAgattctctcactgtgtgtgtgtggataaactctctcactgggtGTGTGGATaacctctctcactgtgtgtgtgtgtggataaaccctctcactgtgtgtgtggataaactctatcactgggtgtgtggataaactctctcactgtgtgtgtgtgtggataaactctctcactgtgtgtgtgtgtgtggataaactctctcactgtgtgtgtgtggataaactctctcactgtgtgtgtgtgtggataaactctctcactgtgtgtgtgtggataaactcttttactgtgtgtgtggataaactctctcactgtgtgtgtggataaactctctcactgtgtgtgtgtggataaactctctcactgtgtgtgtgtgtggataaactcttttactgtgtgtgtggataaactctctcactgtgtgtgtggataaactctctcactgtgtgtgtggataaactctctcactgtgtgtgtggataaactctctcactgtgtgtgtggataaactctctcactgtgtgtgtgtggataaactctctcactgtgtgtgtgtgtggataaactcttttactgtgtgtgtggataaactctctcactgtgtgtgtggataaagtctctcactgtctgtgtgtggataaactctctcactctgtgtgtggataaactctctcactgtctgtgtatGCGGGTAgattctctcactgtgtgtgtgtggataaactctctcactgtgtgtgtgtgtggataaaccctctcactgtgtgtgtggataaactctatcactgggtgtgtggataaactctctcactgtgtgtgtgtgtggataaactctctcactgtgtgtgtgtgtgtggataaactctctcactgtgtgtgtgtggataaactctctcactgtgtgtgtgtgtggataaactctctcactgtgtgtgtgtggataaactctctcactgtgtgtgtgtggataaactctctcactgtgtgtgtggataaactctctcactgtgtgtgtggataaactctctcactgtgtgtgtgtggataaactctctcactgtgtgtgtggataaactctctcactgtgtgtgcggataaactctctcactgtgtgggGATGAATTttcccactgtgtgtgtggataaactctctcactgtgtgtatgtggataaactctctcactgtgtgtgtgtgtgtggataaactctctcactgtgtgtgtgtgtgtggataaactctctcactgtgtgtgtgtggataaactctcattgtgtgtggataaactctctcactgtgtgtgtggataaactctctcactgtgtgtgtggataaactctctcactgtgtgtgagtggatgtattttctcactgtgtgtgtgtgtggataaactctctcactgtgtgtggatGAAttttctcactgtgtgtgtggataaattctctcactgtgtgtgtgtgtgtggataaactttctcactgtgtgtgtgcgtgtgtggataaactctctcactgtgtgtgagtggatgtattttctcactgtgtgtgcgtggatATACTCTCTCACTAAGTGTGTGTGGATACAttttctcactgtgtgtgtgtggataaactctctcactgtgtgtgtgtgtggataaactctctcactgtgtgtgtgtgtggataaactctctcactgtgtgtgtggataagctctctcactgtgtgtgtggataaactctctcactgtgtgtgtggataaactctctcactgtgtgtgtgtggataaactctctcactgtgtgtgtgtgtggataactcttttactgtgtgtgtggataaactctctcactgtgtgtgtggataaactctctcactgtgtgtgtggataaactctctcactgtgtgtgtggataaactctctcactgtgtgtgtggataaactctctcactgtgtgtgtgtggataaactctctcactgtgtgtgtgtgtggataaactcttttactgtgtgtgtggataaactctctcactgtgtgtgtggataaagtctctcactgtctgtgtgtggataaactctctcactctgtgtgtggataaactctctcactgtctgtgtatGCGGGTAgattctctcactgtgtgtgtgtggataaactctctcactgtgtgtgtgtgtggataaaccctctcactgtgtgtgtggataaactctatcactgggtgtgtggataaactctctcactgtgtgtgtgtgtggataaactctctcactgtgtgtgtgtgtgtggataaactctctcactgtgtgtgtgtggataaactctctcactgtgtgtgtgtgtggataaactctctcactgtgtgtgtgtggataaactctctcactgtgtgtgtgtgtggataaactctctcactgtctgtgtggataaactctctcactgtgtgtgtggataaactctatcactgtgtgtgtgtgtggataaactcttttactgtgtgtgtggataaactctctcactgtgtgtgcggataaactctctcactgtgtgggGATGAATTttcccactgtgtgtgtggataaactctctcactgtgtgtatgTGGATAAACCctcgcactgtgtgtgtgtgtgtggataaactctctcactgtgtgtgtgtgtgtgtggataaactctctcactgtgtgtgtgtggataaactctcagtgtgtgtggataaactctctcactgtgtgtgtgtggataaactctctcactgtgtgtgtggataaactctctcactgtgtgtgagtggatgtattttctcactgtgtgtgtgtgtggataaactctctcactaaGTGTGTGTGGATGAAttttctcactgtgtgtgtggataaattctctcactctgtgtgtgtgtgtggataaactttctcactgtgtgtgtgcgtgtgtggataaactctctcactgtgtgtgagtggatgtattttctcactgtgtgtgcgtggatATACTCTCTCACTAAGTGTGTGTGGATACAttttctcactgtgtgtgtgtgtggataaactctctcactgtgtgtgtgtgtggataaactctctcactgtgtgtgtgtgtggataaactctctcactgtgtgtgtgtggataaactctcttgattggctgaatggccttcttctacactgtgaatttacaggatgttgcctggtatggagggtgctagctatgaagaaatggttgagtagattaggattgttttcattggaaagacggaggttgaggggagacctgattgaggtctacaaaattatgagaggtgtggacagggtggatagcaacaagctttttccaagagtgggggtatcaattacaaggggtcacgatttcaaggtgagaggagaaaagtttaagtgagatgtgcgtggaaagttttttacgcagtgggtggggggtgcctggaatgctttgccagcggaggtggcagaggcgggtacgatagcatcatttaagatgcatctggacagatacatgaacgggtggggaacagagagaagtagatccttggaaaataggcaacaggtttagataaaggatctggatcggcgcagctgggagagtaattttctttgttctttgttctaatcaagtctgcaccggccgttggaaagagcaccctacttaaacccacacctccaccctatccccgtaacccaacctaaccttttggacactaagggcaatttatcatggccaatccacctaacctgcacatctttggactgtgggaggaaaccggagctcccggaggaacccacgcagacacggggaaaacatgcagactccacacagacacccaaagccggaattgaacctgggacccaggagctgtgaggcagcagtgctaaccattgtgccaccgtgccgcccttgtgtggatgaactccctctccctctgtctgtgtggatgaAATCTTTTTGTCTGTGTGGGTAgaccctctctccctgtctctcggtGTGGATGAACTTTCTCTGAGTGTCGATTAattctttccatgtctgtgtgggtgaaCCCTCTCtacctgtatctcagtgtcaatGAATTCTCCCCCGCTCTTTGTGGGTGACCTCTCTCTTTTGTCCATCTCTGTGTGGATGAACTCTGTGTGGGAGAACTCACTCTATGTGGGTcaactctcactctgtctctgtctgtgtgggtgaaatctgtgtgcgtgtgtgtgaactGTCTGTGTGAATGATCTCTCTATTTGTGGGTGAACcctttctctgtttctctctgtctgtgtagGTGAGCTCTCTCTGTCTGGGTGAACTCTCTCTCTGTGGGTGAACTCTCTCTGTGGGTGAACTCTCTCTGTGTGGGTGAACTCTCTCTGTGTGGGTGAACTCTCTCTGTGTGGGtgaactctctctgtctgtctttttctTTCTGTGTGGGtgagctctctctgtctctctgtctcgctgtgtgtctgtgtggatgaGCTCTCTGTCTATGTGGGTgagctctctgtctgtgtggatgagctctctctgtctgtgtgggtgagctctctctgtctgtctgtgtgggcgagctctctctgtctgtctgtgtgggtgagctctctctgtctctctgtctgtgtgggtgagctctctgtctcgctgtgtgtctgtgtgggtgagctctctgtctgtgtgggtgagctctctccctctctctgtctgtttggGTGAGCTCTCTCTGTGTGGGTgagctctctctgtctcgctgtgtgcctgtgtgggtgaactctctgtctgtgtgggtgagctctctctgtctctctctctctgtctcgctgtgTGTCTgagctctctgtctgtgtgggtgagctctctctgtctctctctctgtctgtgtgggtgagctctctctgtctctctctctgtctgtgtgggtgaactatctctgtctctgtctcgctGTGTGTCTCTGAGGTCTGTCAGCCCCGCCCAGCACGCGCTCCGCAGCGTCCCAATGGCAGGCGCTGAAAGTGGGGCACCAGCCAATTGGatgctgtgtttctgtgtgtccaGGTACTGGGCTCGGAGTATAAAAGGTGCCGGGAGGATGGAGCAGGGACAGAGCGGAGCGGGTAGACAGGGAGCAGGGACAGAGCGGAGCGGGTAGACAGGGAGCAGGGACAGAGCGGAGCGGGTAGACAGGGAGCAGGGACAGAGCGGAGCGGGTAGACAGGGAGCAGGGGACAGAGCGGAGCGGGTAGACAGGGAGCAGGGGCAGAGCGGAGCGGGTAGACAGGGAGCAGGGGCAGAGCGGagcgggtagacagggagagggaggaaggagcagGGACAGAGCGGGTAGCGGGGACAGAGCGGAGCGGGTAGAGAGAGTACAGCAGAGAGGGTGGAGCAGAGGGCAGAGCAGAGAGGGCAGAGCAGTGGACAGAGAGCGCAGAGGAGGAGAACAATCTGTCCGCCTATTGCCAGAGGGAATGGCCTCAGAGTCGGACAGCAATGCAAACTTCTGTGAGCTCTCCTCCCTCAAGAGAGGGGACCTATTGGAGGTGTCACGGACACTATTCACACACTATGGGATTTATCTGGGAGATGAGAAAGTTGCTCACCTGATGCCCGACATCCTGCCCTTGTTCACCGACGACAAGAAGCTGATCCGGGACGTGGTGACCAACCAGCGGCTCATCCTGGGAGTCATCTCCAGGAACGCGAGTATCAGAGTGGACTCGGTGGAGGATTTTGCCTACGGAGCCTGCATTCTAGTGAACCACATGGACACACAGTGCAAGCAACCAGCACTTCCCAATGAAGAGGTTGCAAGGAGAGCAGAGaaattggtgggcagcacggaaTATAGCCTCCTGTGGAACAACTGTGAACATTTTGTTACTTCCTGTAGATATGGCACCGCGGTGAGCATCCAGACGGACAAGGTAAAGTTGCAATACATACTCGTGGACACTTCGGATCTGAGCATTATCCTTTATGTTCCGTATCTCTTAAGTATCTATTACAGAATGCGTTTAATTAAATGCATTCTTGCAAATCTCTTTATTCAAAGATTATAGTCTGGGCTACTTATTTAGATTAGCATAATTCAATTACGTGGTTATGGTCTGGGGAATCAATGAAaggctcattctctctctctacgCTGAGTACACTTTTCTCTTGTAAATGTAATTCAGGATTGGCAGACACTttgattttaaatttaaagtgtatGTCCTCTTAAAATGGCTTCTGAAAATATCCTTGACTGCTCCTGTGTGTACGAATGCCATCCGAAACGGCCACTTTGGGCGAGGTGAAAACTTTAGTATTGACCCCAAATAAAGTGGGTGCCAGACAGTGCAGCCAGCACATGGTGCAAACTCCGTGCTTTCTGCACAAGCCAATCTCTTCAAATGGCTAAAGGTATTGGGGGTTGAAATGGTAAGACAGTTAAGAAAATCCGACTAAAACAGTGTCCTTTCTTATATCAATAAATACACTTTTTTCCAAGCCCAGTTCCCCTCTGCAGTTCCGTATTTTCAAATGGCTCCCTCACTAACACATGCAAAAATATTTATAGCTGCGTTAGCGGATTGCATTGGTCATTTTATAAAGGGCTAGAATTTCTACAGTCCTGGAGAATAGTTTGGCAAAAAGCAATTGATGTTCATGTACGCTGATGCTTTAACTGATCCGAAACTGACCCAACTTGTACTACGGCGAAAAAACATCTACCCGAACTGCAGTTACAGTTTTTTTTCTCCGGCACAATTGCAGGGTATAGTAGAAACATGTGTTGGATTTCTGTTTCCCTTGATCTGAATCTATTTCTGATTTTTGTCTTGGTCTTGGATGAAGTCTTTATTTTgctctttttttttgtgtttgtgATATTTTGGGGCATTGAATGCAGTTTAGCTGTCtgaccatcggggggggggggggggaagctaatTCCAACAGGATgttgtcattggtaccaatgcctaggcagcatgatggcacagtgggtagcactgttgcttcacagcttccagagtcccaggtttgattcccggcttgggtcactgtccgtgcgcagtctgcacgttctccccgtgcctgcgtgggttcccccccccccccccaagcaagagGTACCCCAGTTTCATctcgagtcccgaaagacgtgttgttaggtaatttggacatctccctctgtgtacccgaacaggcaccagaatgtgatgactaggggattttcacagtaacttcattccattgttaatgtaagcctacttgtgataataataaagattattattattaaatgccttTTACTGAAACCGACCATCGTACTGAAGCAGAAAGTCACCGAATCCGAATTCTTGCATGTAGAGAAACagtccatttggcccaaccagtccatgttGTGTTTATGCTCCATGTGAGCCTCAAATCTTTCCTCGTCCAAATCTACCACCTACTATCTGTTCCATTCACCCTTGTCAAGTTTCCCCTTTAAATCTATCTATACTACTCGTGTCAGTCACTCCTAGTGGTAGCAAGTTCTATATTCATGACATTTTtggataaagaagtttctcctgaccTCCCTATTGAGTTTCTTGGTAACCATCATCCATTAATGGCCTCTGTATCTTCCCTGTGGgactctctccccattgcttgtcaacaggatttcccattgaaaccacccaatGCTGCTACAGAACCCACTGGCGggagttgctctctctctctgtgtctctctgtctctctgtctctctgtctctctgtctctctgtctctctcaactTTAAAGACCAATGTCTCCCAAGAGATAAATGAGCCAGtctgtcaatcctttcctgatgTGAATACCCTCCTGTTTCTGGTATCACtctgtgaatcttctctgcaccctctccagtgcctccatGAGCGACACCCAAGTGTGGACTAACCAAGTTTCAACACTGCTTTAGCATAACTTAACTTCCTACATTTCAGTTCTaccaagaaagaaagacttgcattcattttGCACTTTTACAACGGGCAGTTGTCTCAAAAGCACTTTACGGTCAATTAAGTAGTTTTAATGCATGAAACCCGGCCGCTAACTTTCACtccccaaacagcaatgtgataatagccAGATAATCTATGTTgtgtgtgatgttgattgagggataaatattgatcatgGTACTGGGAATAACACCCTGgctcttttatatccacctgaagAGGCcgatttgtttggggggggggggggggcagggagatagTTATATTAAACTATCTAaatgcaatgctccctcagtatcATAAAGGAATTATTCTAAGGGGAAAGCCTTCAAAAGAGTACTTGGTTACAAATCCTAATAGTTTAGCAaatgcagattgttccatacaccagtcaaccatttacttgtttcacTCCTGAGAATTCCTTTTATAAACCTTGCCTGGATAGAACCTGCAGCATTGAAATTTGATAACTTGTTGGTGTTTAATTATCACTGGGTCGCGTTCTGTTCTCTTTTACTGTTGGATTGCCTTTGGCACTTCCATTTCACATTGGAATATATGTTCCACAACTGTATTTACAGCTGCTATTTCACAGTAGGAAGCACATTTTTTAATCTTGGGAATTTCTTTTGAACAATTTTATACGTGAGACTTGTTCATCTGGAAATTACATCTGAAGacatttgcctttttttttgtttaagatTCAAATGTGCCATTTCTTTAAACATGATCGCCACACAAATTCCACTTCACGGAGAATATTGCCTTTGGCTGCGATCATAGCCACAGCTCAACAGGCAGAATTTTCCAAACCTGCCGTAGGTTTGGTGACAGGTGGGTGTGGTTAATTTAACAGGAGCCAACAAGTCTGAAACCTGCTGACATACAGTCCTGTTGCAATTCTCTGAATGGCGGCTcactcttcccactggcaggtggtgCAAACACCATTGGCAGCTCATGAATGCGTGCCAGGCCTTTCAATCTTGCATCACACCAGCGGGGATTTATGTTGGTGTCAAAAAATGATTGCTAATGACTGGCATGCATAAACCGGTCCTCGGTTCACCAGGGCAGCAACTTCCTGCCATAGTTTTGTGTCGATCCTGATCCCCTGAACCATCTCTCTGCTGGGACAGAATTGTTCCTGTCTCCATCTCCATGCCAAAGACCAGTGAGGGCAATGTGGAAAGAGAGCTGTGCGATGGGGTGATTGAGGGAGAGAAGGATGAGGGCTCACAATGGCATACAGAAGGGCAAGGAAGTGGATGAAGTAGATGAACAATGGAAAgcagagggaagactgagggaaGAGAAGCTGGACACCAACAAGGTTGCGTAGAAAACTCCTTAAGGGGCCATAGGGATTCCACAGTTTACTGGGAGGGGATGGTGAAGCCCCCAGGAGTGGTGGGTGGAAGTCTGAGTGGGGCATTGGTGCCAGCTGCGGAGAAGGTGGTTGAACCGATTCGAGGCTGCTAGTGCACAGTCCGGTGAAGACCgggggctggagagagtgtgATGGGTGTGCTGGATTGGCTAGCTCGCCAGGAGAGTTGATGAGGAACACGCTTGCGCTTAATAAAT includes these proteins:
- the LOC119963243 gene encoding lecithin retinol acyltransferase-like; this encodes MASESDSNANFCELSSLKRGDLLEVSRTLFTHYGIYLGDEKVAHLMPDILPLFTDDKKLIRDVVTNQRLILGVISRNASIRVDSVEDFAYGACILVNHMDTQCKQPALPNEEVARRAEKLVGSTEYSLLWNNCEHFVTSCRYGTAVSIQTDKFCEAVKTIIRDQRSVFVTAALGLAGIFWLGFGPSTTLPTVLIPFFLWMAG